A window of the Dongshaea marina genome harbors these coding sequences:
- a CDS encoding flagella synthesis protein FlgN, with the protein MNQPLARKIQRLYQLIARDTQKLQQLNRVMQQLSEALHRCNSAEINRLIECQQQLLQSIDHQGQQRDGLLQALGFSADKTGITQLLKKLPPKIANPIVRQWQAYLDEINACHQLNQNNGLLMAQQQQLINRLLSKAPHQHPNLQSPPKSSASCWESADRRVAITTKATESIA; encoded by the coding sequence ATGAATCAGCCCCTTGCCCGAAAGATCCAACGACTGTACCAGCTAATAGCAAGGGATACACAGAAGCTGCAGCAACTCAACCGGGTGATGCAGCAGCTCAGTGAAGCGCTTCATCGGTGTAACAGCGCTGAGATAAACCGTCTGATAGAGTGCCAACAGCAACTTTTGCAATCCATTGACCATCAGGGACAACAAAGAGACGGTTTGCTGCAAGCACTCGGGTTCAGTGCCGATAAGACCGGTATCACCCAGTTACTAAAGAAACTTCCACCCAAGATCGCCAATCCCATCGTCCGGCAATGGCAGGCGTATCTTGATGAGATCAACGCCTGTCACCAGCTCAACCAGAATAACGGCCTGTTAATGGCTCAGCAGCAACAGCTCATCAACCGCCTCCTGAGTAAGGCTCCACATCAGCATCCCAATTTACAGTCCCCCCCGAAAAGCTCGGCGTCTTGCTGGGAGAGTGCTGACAGGAGAGTCGCTATCACTACCAAGGCAACTGAGTCGATCGCCTAA
- a CDS encoding M18 family aminopeptidase — MQALARQFIDFVHRSSSVFHVVENSAELLTQQGFEELYYDKPWSLKADGKYFVKKNHSSLVAFAMGEGELTTQGFRITGNHTDTPGFRIKPNPEVSAEDAYLRLNTEVYGGPILNTWMDRPLSAAGRVMLKSENPLRPETRLVDLQDPILIIPNLAIHQNKDVNSGFELNKQNDTLPVLTLLNDELEKEGLLLGLIAKACDVPQESILDFDLFLYEHAKGELVGLNQEMLSCPKIDNHVSLFCGLRGLLESQGGQGIRVLACFDNEEIGSSTKQGADSNMLLNTLRRIAFNLGLDEEGFYQALYNSFMISVDGAHAVHPAQGAKTDPVIKPRMNQGPAIKLNANQSYTSDAYSVAVVKQILERHQLPYQFFVNRSDARSGSTIGPISSTHLDINAVDLGLPMLAMHSVRELCGTDDIFYLKELLRHYYCL, encoded by the coding sequence ATGCAAGCATTAGCCCGTCAGTTTATCGACTTTGTTCATCGTTCCAGCTCGGTGTTTCATGTGGTGGAAAATAGTGCAGAGCTCCTCACCCAGCAGGGTTTTGAAGAGCTCTATTATGACAAGCCCTGGTCACTTAAGGCCGATGGTAAATACTTTGTCAAAAAAAACCATTCATCCCTGGTCGCCTTCGCGATGGGAGAGGGTGAACTTACCACCCAGGGGTTTAGGATCACCGGTAATCACACCGACACTCCGGGGTTTCGGATTAAGCCAAACCCTGAAGTGAGCGCCGAAGATGCTTACCTGCGGCTCAATACCGAGGTGTATGGCGGACCGATCCTCAATACCTGGATGGATCGGCCTTTGAGTGCTGCCGGGAGAGTGATGCTTAAGTCCGAAAACCCACTACGGCCCGAGACTCGGCTGGTGGATCTGCAGGACCCCATCTTGATTATCCCTAACCTGGCGATTCATCAGAATAAGGATGTGAACAGTGGTTTTGAGCTCAACAAGCAAAACGATACCCTGCCGGTGCTGACCCTGCTCAATGATGAGCTGGAAAAAGAGGGACTACTACTTGGATTGATTGCCAAGGCCTGTGATGTGCCCCAGGAATCGATCCTCGATTTTGATCTGTTTTTGTATGAGCATGCCAAAGGCGAGCTGGTGGGTTTGAACCAGGAGATGCTCTCCTGTCCGAAAATCGATAACCATGTTTCACTGTTCTGCGGACTACGGGGATTGTTAGAGTCTCAGGGGGGGCAGGGGATCAGGGTTTTAGCCTGCTTTGATAATGAGGAGATTGGCAGCAGCACCAAGCAGGGAGCAGACTCGAATATGCTGCTCAATACATTAAGGCGCATCGCCTTTAACCTGGGACTCGATGAGGAGGGCTTTTACCAGGCCCTGTATAACTCCTTTATGATCTCCGTTGATGGTGCTCATGCGGTGCATCCAGCCCAGGGGGCTAAAACCGATCCTGTGATTAAGCCCAGAATGAACCAGGGGCCGGCGATTAAGCTCAACGCCAACCAATCCTATACCTCAGATGCCTATTCGGTAGCTGTGGTCAAACAGATCCTGGAACGTCACCAGCTACCCTATCAATTCTTTGTGAACCGCTCCGATGCCCGCAGTGGCTCCACCATTGGACCCATATCTTCGACACACCTGGATATTAATGCCGTGGATCTTGGATTGCCGATGTTGGCGATGCACTCGGTGCGCGAGTTATGTGGCACCGACGATATCTTCTATCTCAAGGAGCTCCTCAGGCACTACTACTGCCTGTAA
- a CDS encoding DsbA family protein, translating to MFRFYSLVISLLLLISSSASAANSLPAANATPLDKQAVEKIIHDYLLQNPEILVEAAQALQKKQLQQQKLQQQDLIKRHAAKLFFNPGDPVAGNPKSKQVIVEFFDYNCGYCKRMNRDTQSLLKSKPNIRYVYKEYPILSQSSMQAARAALAVHQLYPGKYMEFRNLLLSQIGNVSEKTLPKSAKELGLDWGKIQEAMDSDAVKKQLSENIRLAGQLGIRGTPTFVIGNTIYRGIQSEKILIKALKEASSKS from the coding sequence ATGTTTCGTTTCTACTCTCTGGTGATAAGCCTCTTGCTACTCATCTCCTCTAGTGCCAGTGCAGCGAACTCTTTGCCTGCTGCTAACGCCACACCTCTGGATAAACAAGCCGTGGAGAAAATTATTCACGACTACCTGCTGCAAAACCCGGAGATCCTGGTTGAAGCCGCTCAGGCACTGCAAAAGAAACAGCTCCAACAACAAAAACTGCAACAGCAGGATCTGATTAAGCGCCACGCTGCAAAATTATTTTTTAATCCCGGCGATCCTGTCGCGGGTAATCCCAAGAGCAAACAGGTCATCGTTGAATTTTTTGATTACAACTGTGGCTACTGTAAGCGGATGAACCGTGATACCCAGTCACTTCTCAAATCAAAGCCAAATATCCGTTACGTCTACAAAGAGTACCCGATCCTCAGTCAGTCTTCGATGCAGGCAGCCCGTGCAGCCCTGGCCGTTCATCAGCTCTATCCTGGAAAATACATGGAATTTCGTAATCTACTGCTGAGCCAGATAGGCAATGTTTCCGAAAAAACCCTGCCAAAATCAGCCAAAGAGCTGGGGCTCGATTGGGGCAAGATTCAGGAAGCCATGGACAGTGATGCAGTGAAAAAGCAGCTCAGTGAAAACATTCGCCTGGCGGGACAACTGGGGATCCGTGGCACACCAACCTTTGTGATAGGCAACACCATCTATCGTGGCATTCAATCAGAGAAAATATTAATCAAAGCCCTCAAGGAAGCATCTTCCAAGTCATAG
- the flgB gene encoding flagellar basal body rod protein FlgB, translating into MSIKLEQALGAHVDMLRFHIQRAEVLAGNIANADTPGYQARDLDFNAYVTDAQARLEGVGAPALSRELNYRIPEQSSADGNTVEIGQEQARFSQNAMDYQTSYSFLNMQLRGLKQAIEGQSS; encoded by the coding sequence GTGAGTATCAAGCTGGAGCAGGCCCTGGGAGCCCATGTCGATATGCTGCGTTTTCATATCCAGCGGGCAGAGGTATTGGCCGGCAATATTGCCAACGCAGATACCCCGGGTTATCAGGCCAGAGACCTGGATTTTAATGCCTATGTTACCGATGCTCAGGCCAGGCTTGAGGGGGTCGGTGCTCCCGCCCTGAGTCGGGAGCTTAATTATCGTATCCCGGAGCAATCGAGCGCCGATGGCAATACGGTTGAGATCGGTCAGGAGCAGGCTCGCTTTTCCCAAAATGCGATGGATTATCAAACCAGTTACAGCTTTCTCAATATGCAGCTTCGAGGTCTGAAGCAGGCGATTGAGGGGCAGTCCAGCTAA
- a CDS encoding DUF3592 domain-containing protein, with the protein MQRLHNTLKVGDKIQVWYQESAPGQAVLEMGLDPRHWAMVVLLLLVALAMFSTALVKQNRRARVIPG; encoded by the coding sequence TTGCAGCGCCTGCACAACACGCTCAAAGTGGGTGATAAGATTCAGGTCTGGTATCAGGAGTCAGCTCCCGGCCAGGCAGTGCTTGAGATGGGGCTTGATCCCCGACACTGGGCCATGGTTGTTTTATTGCTGCTGGTTGCTCTGGCGATGTTTTCGACGGCTCTCGTCAAACAAAACCGCAGGGCGCGGGTGATACCAGGATAG
- the flgC gene encoding flagellar basal body rod protein FlgC, whose product MSLDSIYQIVGSAMNAETVRLNTVASNLANANSVGGSESETYHAKKTVFATVYQNNLAGSSSPDYGASVRVAGVVDSPEALERRYQPDNPKADSKGYVYAPNVNPVEEMADMISASRNFATNVEVLNSARGMQLKLLKLGG is encoded by the coding sequence ATGTCACTCGATTCAATTTATCAGATCGTCGGCTCGGCGATGAATGCCGAAACGGTCAGGCTCAATACGGTTGCCTCCAACCTGGCTAATGCCAATAGTGTGGGCGGGAGTGAGAGCGAAACATATCATGCCAAAAAAACCGTGTTTGCCACGGTTTACCAAAATAACCTCGCGGGCTCATCCTCTCCCGACTATGGTGCATCGGTTCGGGTTGCCGGGGTGGTCGATAGTCCCGAGGCTCTGGAGCGGCGTTATCAGCCGGATAACCCCAAGGCCGATAGCAAGGGCTATGTCTATGCTCCCAATGTGAATCCTGTGGAAGAGATGGCAGATATGATCTCGGCATCGCGTAACTTTGCAACCAATGTTGAGGTACTCAACAGTGCCCGGGGTATGCAGCTCAAACTACTTAAGCTTGGAGGCTAA
- a CDS encoding flagellar hook assembly protein FlgD, which produces MNTSVNAQNNTLLSADNTQQPVQQGMDVDENMFMTLMLAQLKNQDPTEPQDSSEFLSQLAQFSSVSSLQSLQKQVQGLAYGLSTAVDLTATSMVGSQVLFATDKVDLTQDGKVQGQLNLGDDAKQVTLNIYDEDHQLVDSVNLGDHNQGACAFTLDQSELKLKPGHYQISATATIGGEPTPLQTNIAARVDSVELAQNGIYLHLEGMGVIPIEQVTQITGGADKSSGSSALMSPFTLNHHL; this is translated from the coding sequence GTGAATACCTCAGTGAATGCTCAGAACAACACCCTGCTGTCCGCGGACAACACCCAGCAGCCAGTTCAACAGGGGATGGATGTTGATGAAAACATGTTCATGACCCTGATGCTGGCGCAGCTTAAAAACCAGGATCCGACCGAGCCACAGGATAGCTCTGAGTTTTTGAGTCAGCTGGCGCAATTCAGTAGCGTCAGTAGTCTGCAATCCTTGCAGAAGCAGGTTCAGGGACTGGCCTATGGACTGAGTACCGCCGTGGATCTGACGGCAACCAGCATGGTGGGAAGCCAGGTTCTGTTTGCAACGGACAAGGTTGATCTGACCCAGGACGGTAAGGTTCAGGGGCAACTCAACTTGGGGGATGATGCCAAGCAGGTGACGCTGAATATCTATGATGAGGATCATCAGCTGGTGGACTCCGTAAACCTTGGAGATCATAACCAGGGAGCCTGTGCCTTTACCCTGGATCAGAGCGAACTCAAGCTCAAGCCGGGCCACTATCAGATCTCGGCAACCGCAACCATCGGCGGTGAGCCAACACCGCTGCAAACCAATATAGCGGCCCGGGTGGATAGTGTGGAGCTGGCTCAAAATGGCATCTATCTGCACTTAGAGGGGATGGGGGTGATCCCTATTGAGCAGGTCACCCAGATCACCGGCGGGGCCGACAAATCGTCCGGCTCATCGGCACTCATGTCTCCCTTTACCCTCAATCACCACCTTTAA
- a CDS encoding zinc/cadmium/mercury/lead-transporting ATPase, producing MCLRCNHTHSTQLDRSAKDTPHGASCCASQSVAAVSARASASAEHATHTSADSTEDEEASPRQSCCSASKSACSTSKSPSSKTSQSNLAQDSNGNSCDEPSPLAGTADQTTRVSWQIQGMDCPSCARKIENAVKNLAGVEQARVLFTTEKLVVDLHRGSSAGIVTKAVKKAGFNLINDEDEAESQGFFVRYHLVITLSILMLAGFATHFYNPLAAKILFGLAAMRGLLPVGQKALKLARTGTPFAIETLMSIATIGALFLGETGEAGMVMLLFIIGEQLEAYAANRARQGVKSLMALVPDTTTLLRNGQRQVVAVSALKPGDLIEVSAGGRLPADVELVSDQASFDESALTGESIPIERLEGEKVMAGCLVVDQTAQLRVVSKQGQNAIDRILHLIEEAEERKAPIERFIDRFSRWYTPMMILAAVAVILIPPMAFAQSWDVWIYRGLALLLIGCPCALVISTPAAVTSALAAASRRGALIKGGAALEQLGQVETVAFDKTGTLTQGKPQVTDLIATGTLSESELLAIAYAVELGSHHPLATAICQYATEQGVALREASNRTALAGRGVRGEINGLEVQLLAPGKSPEQATALSQLAQKQQEQLISEGKTLVVIWVDAEPQGIIALRDELRDDATQAVAELRKLGINSLMLTGDNPGTAAVIAGKLGIDYQASLLPEDKVEAVAEAARKGHVAMVGDGINDAPALKQASIGIAMGGGSDVALETADAALTHNRIIELANMIGLSRATRHNIRQNITLALGLKGIVLITSLVGLTGLWVAVLADTGTMALVTLNALRLLRYKK from the coding sequence ATGTGCTTACGTTGTAATCATACCCACTCAACCCAACTCGATCGCTCTGCCAAGGATACGCCTCACGGTGCCAGCTGCTGTGCCAGCCAGTCTGTAGCAGCCGTCAGTGCCAGAGCCTCAGCGAGTGCCGAACATGCCACTCACACCTCTGCTGATAGCACAGAGGATGAAGAGGCATCGCCCCGTCAAAGTTGCTGTAGCGCCTCAAAGAGCGCATGTTCCACCTCAAAATCCCCCTCTTCCAAAACCAGCCAATCCAACTTAGCTCAAGACAGCAATGGCAACAGCTGTGATGAGCCATCGCCACTCGCTGGGACAGCGGATCAAACCACCCGTGTTAGCTGGCAAATCCAGGGGATGGACTGCCCTAGCTGCGCCCGTAAGATAGAAAATGCCGTCAAGAATTTAGCCGGAGTGGAGCAAGCCAGGGTGCTGTTTACCACAGAGAAACTGGTGGTTGATCTGCATCGGGGGAGCAGTGCCGGCATCGTCACCAAGGCGGTCAAAAAGGCGGGTTTTAATCTCATCAATGATGAAGATGAGGCTGAGAGCCAGGGCTTCTTCGTTCGTTATCACCTGGTGATCACCCTGAGCATCCTGATGCTGGCCGGATTCGCAACCCACTTCTATAACCCCCTTGCAGCTAAAATTCTGTTTGGCCTGGCCGCAATGCGAGGCCTGCTCCCTGTCGGACAAAAAGCCCTGAAGCTGGCACGCACCGGGACCCCTTTTGCCATTGAAACCCTGATGAGTATCGCCACCATAGGGGCACTATTTCTCGGTGAAACCGGTGAGGCCGGTATGGTGATGCTGCTGTTTATTATCGGCGAACAGCTCGAAGCTTACGCCGCCAACCGAGCCCGTCAGGGAGTTAAATCACTGATGGCGCTGGTGCCGGATACCACTACCTTGCTGCGCAATGGGCAACGTCAGGTCGTCGCCGTCAGTGCGCTTAAGCCTGGCGACCTGATTGAAGTCAGTGCCGGTGGCCGCCTTCCTGCCGATGTTGAGCTGGTTTCGGATCAGGCAAGCTTTGATGAGAGCGCCCTGACCGGGGAGTCTATCCCGATCGAACGCCTGGAGGGTGAAAAAGTGATGGCCGGTTGCCTGGTAGTGGATCAAACCGCCCAGTTACGGGTTGTCTCCAAGCAGGGACAAAATGCCATCGACCGTATTCTGCACCTGATTGAAGAGGCCGAAGAGCGAAAGGCTCCGATAGAGCGCTTTATTGACCGTTTCAGCCGCTGGTACACCCCGATGATGATCCTGGCTGCCGTGGCCGTGATCCTGATCCCGCCCATGGCGTTTGCCCAGAGCTGGGATGTCTGGATCTATCGCGGTTTAGCCCTGCTACTGATCGGTTGCCCCTGCGCTCTGGTGATCTCCACTCCGGCAGCCGTCACCTCAGCCCTTGCCGCCGCCTCAAGGCGCGGAGCCCTGATCAAGGGAGGCGCCGCCCTGGAGCAACTGGGGCAGGTCGAAACCGTGGCCTTTGATAAGACAGGCACCCTGACCCAGGGGAAACCTCAGGTCACCGACCTGATTGCAACGGGCACCCTGAGTGAGTCCGAACTTCTGGCGATCGCCTATGCGGTAGAGCTGGGCTCCCACCATCCCCTGGCAACCGCCATCTGTCAGTATGCAACCGAACAGGGAGTGGCACTGCGTGAAGCAAGCAACCGTACCGCCCTGGCCGGCCGGGGCGTTCGTGGCGAAATCAATGGGCTGGAGGTACAGCTTCTGGCCCCCGGAAAATCACCCGAGCAGGCAACAGCACTAAGTCAGCTAGCCCAAAAACAGCAGGAGCAGCTAATTAGCGAAGGAAAGACTCTGGTGGTGATCTGGGTCGATGCCGAGCCCCAGGGGATCATTGCCCTGCGTGATGAGCTTCGTGACGATGCCACCCAGGCGGTAGCTGAACTCAGAAAACTCGGGATCAACAGCCTGATGCTCACCGGCGATAACCCGGGAACGGCGGCGGTGATCGCTGGCAAACTTGGAATAGATTACCAGGCGAGCCTGCTCCCCGAAGATAAAGTAGAGGCGGTCGCCGAGGCTGCTCGTAAGGGGCATGTCGCCATGGTTGGCGATGGGATCAATGATGCCCCGGCCCTCAAACAGGCCAGCATAGGGATCGCCATGGGCGGAGGCTCGGATGTTGCGCTGGAAACCGCAGATGCCGCCCTGACCCACAACCGGATCATCGAGCTTGCTAACATGATTGGCCTGTCCCGAGCGACCCGCCACAACATTCGCCAGAACATCACCCTGGCACTGGGGCTCAAGGGGATCGTCCTGATTACCAGCCTGGTAGGACTCACCGGACTGTGGGTTGCGGTATTAGCCGATACCGGAACCATGGCCCTGGTCACCCTCAATGCGCTGCGACTGCTGCGCTATAAGAAGTAA
- the flgA gene encoding flagellar basal body P-ring formation chaperone FlgA — protein sequence MKQRIGYITLLWLFTGLAYGSVLQSQLNQAIHQHLDPILEKMVQEQGSGRYQLDISPLLLQGVAPCPNPVKVEPMLGSKAPLGHFTVRLICQSPQTHWQLFSRVNAHIYARVVVSNASLHRQHKLILSDLGYRTQDLSTLYAGYYSARKPLLGMVVRRPLPPGQVITPVSVMRGAMIERGEHINIIAQSGNLKITAPGMALQSGKLHQQIRVRNLSSHKQIWAEVINHHQVQTHF from the coding sequence ATGAAACAGAGGATCGGCTACATCACACTGCTTTGGCTGTTTACTGGACTGGCCTATGGAAGCGTGCTCCAATCTCAGCTTAACCAGGCGATCCACCAACACCTGGATCCCATCCTGGAAAAGATGGTTCAGGAGCAAGGCTCCGGACGCTATCAACTGGATATCTCCCCCCTGCTCCTTCAGGGGGTTGCCCCCTGCCCGAACCCGGTCAAGGTGGAGCCCATGTTGGGCAGCAAGGCGCCTCTGGGCCACTTCACCGTCCGGCTCATTTGCCAAAGTCCGCAAACGCACTGGCAACTGTTTTCCAGGGTCAATGCCCATATCTATGCCAGGGTCGTTGTCAGCAACGCCTCCCTTCACCGCCAGCATAAACTTATTCTCTCGGATTTGGGCTACCGAACGCAGGATCTCAGTACCCTTTATGCCGGCTACTATAGTGCCCGTAAGCCACTCTTGGGGATGGTTGTTCGCCGGCCGCTCCCTCCCGGGCAGGTGATCACTCCAGTGAGCGTAATGAGAGGCGCGATGATAGAGCGGGGTGAACATATTAATATTATCGCCCAGAGTGGAAACCTGAAGATCACGGCTCCCGGGATGGCCTTGCAAAGTGGCAAGCTCCACCAACAGATAAGGGTACGCAATCTAAGCTCTCATAAACAGATCTGGGCTGAGGTCATTAATCATCACCAGGTGCAAACTCACTTTTGA
- a CDS encoding flagellin N-terminal helical domain-containing protein gives MVTINSMVSNATSFLQLQRAQQVLFNSAEKLTSGKRINSAADDPAGLAIVNRMNSQIRGDNQAIRNANDGISMTQVADGALASADSILQRMRELAVQAGNSTLSESNRRAIQSELGMLSDELASIGSQTQFNGINVFKNQGSLNFQVGFNSSVQLNMGGLTGNTLEQGISAARGDLNGGRVEAATSGIAAGSVTINGVDLGALTASSGGDADLKADLINQQTGLTGVTASASNLIEGQAVAADTSVGQGIQVTIGGTTTTLNGAASVDDFVAQFNQEVAGAQASITASGAIQIFNDTGKDITLTDNALGDLGQLGLEAGTFGGSIALSSATGDPIQVGLSASGSFEDLRAFGFNQQTGASQLTGGEVSGQAITSADGIEINGVALGALGTLGSELGADELAQAINSISDQSGVTASASNQLDLSVDLSGLQNNSALELNGVFVFSGFSVTSLGDAINTINAAGISGITASATTEGELRLSSSSGASINIENGDTAFSQEGSAISSSLTQRGQLTLEGEDGREVNISSSAAIGQQQAALDKLGLSDVGGFSTDTGNNVASVENAGSLIANIDRLSAELTQARSALGATQNRFVSTVNGLSDSIIQNSAARSRIEDADMARSISEFLQAQVAQQAGLIIQAQSQKAERGVIFSLLRS, from the coding sequence GTGGTCACAATCAATTCGATGGTCTCTAATGCAACGAGTTTTCTGCAGCTACAACGCGCTCAACAGGTGCTGTTTAACAGTGCCGAGAAGCTCACTTCTGGCAAGCGGATCAATAGTGCAGCCGATGATCCGGCGGGACTTGCGATCGTCAACCGGATGAATTCACAGATCCGTGGCGATAATCAGGCTATTCGTAATGCCAACGATGGGATCTCCATGACTCAGGTTGCCGATGGAGCCCTTGCCAGTGCAGACTCGATTTTGCAGAGAATGCGCGAGCTGGCGGTTCAGGCGGGTAACAGTACTCTGTCCGAGAGTAATCGTCGGGCGATTCAATCCGAGTTGGGTATGCTCTCTGATGAGCTGGCTTCGATCGGCAGTCAGACCCAGTTTAACGGGATCAATGTGTTCAAAAACCAGGGAAGCCTCAACTTTCAGGTGGGATTTAACTCCAGCGTGCAGCTCAACATGGGGGGATTGACCGGGAATACCCTGGAGCAGGGGATCTCAGCCGCCCGGGGCGATCTCAACGGTGGACGGGTGGAAGCTGCAACCTCCGGGATAGCGGCGGGCAGCGTCACCATCAATGGGGTGGATTTGGGAGCATTAACGGCATCTAGTGGCGGTGATGCGGATCTCAAGGCCGATCTCATCAACCAGCAAACGGGGCTGACTGGAGTGACGGCCAGTGCAAGCAACCTGATCGAGGGGCAGGCGGTCGCTGCCGATACCTCTGTCGGTCAGGGAATTCAGGTGACGATAGGGGGCACCACCACCACTCTCAATGGGGCCGCCTCGGTGGATGATTTTGTCGCACAATTTAACCAAGAGGTCGCCGGGGCCCAGGCGAGTATCACGGCCAGTGGTGCGATCCAGATCTTCAATGATACCGGCAAGGATATCACCCTGACCGATAATGCCCTGGGCGATCTGGGTCAGCTGGGGTTAGAGGCCGGTACTTTTGGTGGCAGCATCGCTCTGAGTAGTGCTACGGGCGATCCGATTCAAGTCGGGCTATCTGCATCCGGAAGCTTTGAGGACCTCAGGGCGTTTGGCTTTAACCAGCAAACCGGGGCTTCGCAATTAACCGGTGGCGAGGTCAGTGGACAGGCGATTACCAGTGCAGATGGGATTGAGATCAATGGTGTGGCCCTGGGGGCTTTGGGTACCTTAGGGAGTGAGCTTGGCGCCGATGAGCTGGCTCAGGCCATCAACTCTATCAGTGACCAGAGCGGGGTAACGGCGAGCGCTTCAAACCAGCTGGATCTCAGTGTCGATCTGAGTGGATTGCAAAATAACAGTGCCTTGGAGCTCAATGGTGTGTTTGTGTTTTCCGGGTTTAGTGTTACCAGCCTGGGGGATGCCATAAATACCATCAATGCCGCCGGGATCTCAGGGATCACCGCCAGTGCCACCACCGAGGGTGAGCTGCGGCTTTCCAGTAGCAGTGGGGCAAGTATCAATATTGAGAATGGTGATACGGCTTTCAGCCAGGAGGGGAGTGCGATTAGCAGTAGCCTTACCCAGCGTGGCCAGTTGACTCTGGAGGGAGAGGATGGCCGGGAAGTGAACATCAGCTCCTCGGCAGCCATAGGTCAGCAACAGGCCGCTCTGGATAAATTGGGACTCAGTGACGTGGGAGGTTTCAGTACGGATACGGGGAACAATGTAGCCAGTGTCGAGAATGCCGGATCCCTGATCGCCAACATTGACCGTCTGAGTGCCGAACTCACACAGGCGCGCAGCGCCCTTGGCGCAACCCAGAACCGTTTCGTGTCCACGGTCAATGGCTTGTCTGACAGCATTATCCAGAACTCGGCCGCCCGCTCACGCATTGAGGATGCCGATATGGCGCGTAGCATCTCCGAGTTTCTGCAGGCTCAGGTAGCTCAGCAGGCGGGGTTGATTATCCAGGCTCAGTCGCAAAAGGCTGAGCGGGGAGTGATCTTTTCCTTACTCAGAAGCTAG
- a CDS encoding substrate-binding periplasmic protein: protein MKRIILFCLILLSSWGYYAFSKPVLVFSTVDDFPPFNYMKDGALSGIDIDLVQEMANRLNLEVKIVSTAWKSVMLQVEAGRVDGGFAAFLTPQRQEFSLYTAPLHYEAMHLFVNKENAFSFSSLSDLDGKVIAKESGAFISDAFQKAMEQHKFRVNEGKNINNLKMLDLQRVDGVIGHLEVMQYYLGTLNLSHKIAPIASIGNKQAAYLILSKKSKYPNLKQLQQEITRVLEKMQKDGTYQRIVDNHVMNNLH, encoded by the coding sequence ATGAAACGCATTATTCTATTTTGCCTTATCCTCCTAAGCTCCTGGGGATACTATGCGTTCTCCAAACCTGTCCTGGTTTTTTCAACCGTGGACGATTTCCCCCCCTTCAACTACATGAAAGATGGCGCGCTATCAGGGATTGATATTGACCTTGTGCAGGAGATGGCCAATCGGCTGAACCTGGAGGTCAAGATAGTCTCGACCGCCTGGAAGTCGGTGATGCTTCAAGTCGAAGCGGGCCGGGTCGATGGCGGGTTTGCGGCATTCCTGACACCGCAGCGCCAGGAGTTCAGCCTTTATACGGCGCCACTGCATTACGAAGCGATGCATCTTTTTGTGAATAAAGAGAATGCGTTCTCTTTCAGCTCTCTGAGTGACTTAGATGGAAAGGTTATCGCCAAAGAGAGCGGCGCCTTTATCAGCGATGCGTTTCAAAAAGCCATGGAGCAGCATAAGTTCAGGGTAAATGAAGGCAAGAATATCAATAACCTTAAGATGTTGGACCTTCAGCGCGTTGACGGAGTTATCGGCCATCTGGAGGTGATGCAGTACTATCTCGGTACCCTGAACCTGAGCCATAAAATTGCGCCTATCGCCTCTATCGGTAACAAACAAGCCGCCTACCTGATCCTCTCCAAAAAGTCTAAATATCCAAATCTAAAACAGCTCCAGCAAGAGATCACCAGGGTATTAGAGAAGATGCAGAAAGACGGTACCTACCAGCGCATTGTTGATAACCATGTCATGAATAACCTTCACTGA
- the flgM gene encoding flagellar biosynthesis anti-sigma factor FlgM: protein MSIDKLSFIRPVTLSEAPPSSRESRSQPTKAEPGSDILTQVARQRLDAAPEVDNLKVQQIKEQLRQGSLNVDIEQLADNLLDMGASIHNGKSS, encoded by the coding sequence ATGAGCATCGACAAACTCTCATTCATTCGCCCGGTCACCCTAAGTGAGGCTCCCCCATCGAGTCGAGAGAGCCGCTCTCAACCGACCAAAGCTGAGCCTGGCTCAGATATTCTGACCCAGGTGGCTCGCCAGCGTCTGGATGCGGCCCCTGAGGTTGATAACCTCAAGGTTCAGCAGATCAAAGAGCAGCTTCGCCAAGGCTCACTCAATGTTGACATCGAACAGCTGGCAGATAATCTGCTGGATATGGGAGCCAGTATTCACAATGGTAAGTCTTCATGA